A region of Zeugodacus cucurbitae isolate PBARC_wt_2022May chromosome 5, idZeuCucr1.2, whole genome shotgun sequence DNA encodes the following proteins:
- the LOC128922351 gene encoding serine protease SP24D-like: MVPRLLLSFVLLALALINSSNAAPNGRIVGGVAATTGQFPHQVSLQSRDGSHICGGSIISERYILTAAHCVVVGESIQSYPPRVFQVRVGSIQRSIGGQVLKLKQIIVNKAYSDSLNDVALLELEQPLVFTKDIQPIQLADAEVPSGEDVIISGWGSLYTKGPSPNILQWNTLKALTVQECEELIGEGDDGLICLAHKANNGACTGDSGGPATYKGKLVGVAGFVVNGCGSIYPDGYAKVAYHREWIRANSGI, from the exons ATGGTGCCACGTCTTTTGCTCAGTTTTGTGCTTCTGGCTTTGGCATTGATCAACAGCAGTAATGCAGCTCCCAATGGACGAATTGTCGGTGGTGTCGCCGCCACTACTGGGCAATTCCCCCATCAAGTCTCACTACAAAGTAGAGATGGTTCACACATCTGCGGTGGTTCGATCATTAGTGAACGGTATATTTTGACAGCAgcgcattgtgttgttgttggagaaAGCATTCAATC TTATCCACCCAGAGTTTTCCAAGTACGTGTGGGAAGTATTCAACGTTCAATCGGTGGTCAAGTATTGAAATTGAAGCAAATCATCGTTAACAAAGCTTATAGTGACAGCCTAAACGATGTGGCTCTCTTAGAATTGGAGCAACCATTGGTCTTTACCAAAGATATACAACCCATTCAATTGGCCGACGCAGAGGTGCCCTCGGGAGAGGATGTTATAATCTCTGGTTGGGGAAGTCTATACACGAAAGGTCCAAGCCCAAATATCCTACAATGGAACACTTTAAAAGCTTTAACCGTGCAGGAATGCGAGGAATTGATCGGAGAAGGCGACGACGGTTTGATCTGTTTAGCTCATAAAGCTAATAATGGTGCTTGCACTGGCGACTCTGGCGGTCCAGCCACATATAAGGGTAAATTAGTGGGTGTAGCCGGTTTTGTGGTGAATGGTTGTGGTAGTATTTATCCAGATGGTTATGCTAAGGTGGCATATCATCGCGAATGGATTCGTGCTAATTCTgggatttaa
- the LOC128922348 gene encoding serine protease SP24D-like: MVPRLLLSFVLLALALINSSNAAPNGRIVGGVAATTGQFPHQVSLQSRDGSHICGGSIISERYILTAAHCVVVGESIQSYPPRVFQVRVGSIQRSIGGQVLKLKQIIVNKAYSDSLNDVALLELEQPLVFTKDIQPIQLADAEVPSGEDVIISGWGRLSTNGPSPNILQWNTLKALTVQECEELIGVGEDSLICLAHKVNNGACRGDSGGPATYKGKLVGVAGFVVNGCGSIYPDGYAKVAYHREWIRANSGI; the protein is encoded by the exons ATGGTGCCACGTCTTCTGCTCAGTTTTGTGCTTCTGGCTTTGGCATTGATCAACAGCAGTAATGCAGCTCCCAATGGACGAATTGTCGGTGGTGTCGCCGCCACTACTGGGCAATTCCCCCATCAAGTCTCACTACAAAGTAGAGACGGTTCACACATCTGCGGTGGTTCGATCATTAGTGAACGGTATATTTTGACAGCAgcgcattgtgttgttgttggagaaAGCATTCAATC TTATCCACCCAGAGTTTTCCAAGTTCGTGTGGGAAGTATTCAACGTTCAATCGGTGGTCAAgtattgaaattgaaacaaaTCATCGTTAACAAAGCTTATAGTGACAGCCTAAACGATGTGGCTCTCTTAGAATTGGAGCAACCATTGGTCTTTACCAAAGATATACAACCCATTCAATTGGCCGACGCAGAGGTGCCCTCGGGAGAGGATGTTATAATCTCTGGTTGGGGACGTCTATCCACGAACGGTCCAAGCCCAAATATCCTACAATGGAACACTTTAAAAGCTTTGACCGTGCAGGAGTGCGAGGAACTGATCGGAGTGGGCGAGGACAGTTTGATCTGTTTAGCTCATAAAGTTAATAATGGGGCTTGCAGGGGCGACTCTGGCGGTCCAGCCACATATAAGGGTAAATTAGTGGGTGTAGCCGGTTTTGTGGTGAATGGTTGTGGTAGTATTTATCCAGATGGTTATGCTAAGGTGGCATATCATCGCGAATGGATTCGTGCTAATTCTgggatttaa
- the LOC105208985 gene encoding trypsin alpha codes for MAVTRITALTFILAVFYVCGSTNAAPNGRILEGNDAAAGAYPWVVSVRVDNSHVAVGNIIDASHIITSGHVVSELGSRAIAVSRVSVRVGSINQYAGGQIVNVESINIHPSYGNFLNDVAIIRLQKPLTFSAKIAAIALATAEDNESLVEGTEVAVAGWGLQLSGASPYKLQQATLKVLSSHECEYQAGYGYDSVLCLEHGVNQGIARGDDGAGVVVNKKLVGVASFFFGAGGTKFPDVSSRVSYYSNWIAETIAASNDA; via the exons ATGGCAGTTACACGCATCACcgctttaacttttattttggcCGTCTTCTACGTTTGCGGCAGCACTAACGCCGCGCCGAATGGACGCATATTGGAGGGTAACGATGCCGCTGCCGGCGCATACCCATGGGTTGTTTCGGTACGTGTCGACAATTCACACGTTGCAGTAGGTAACATCATTGATGCCAGCCATATAATAACCTCCGGACATGTGGTCTCTGAATTGGGCAGCAGAGC CATTGCCGTTTCGCGTGTTTCGGTGCGTGTGGGCAGTATTAATCAATATGCCGGCGGTCAAATTGTCAATGTGGAATCGATCAATATTCATCCATCTTATGGCAACTTCCTGAATGATGTTGCTATCATCAGATTGCAGAAGCCATTAACGTTCAGTGCTAAAATCGCCGCCATTGCTTTGGCCACCGCCGAAGACaatgagtcattggttgagggCACCGAAGTTGCAGTTGCCGGTTGGGGTCTACAATTGTCGGGCGCCTCACCGTATAAATTACAGCAGGCAACCTTGAAAGTGTTGAGCTCGCACGAGTGTGAATATCAGGCTGGTTACGGTTATGATTCTGTCTTGTGCTTGGAACATGGCGTTAATCAGGGTATTGCGCGTGGTGATGATGGTGCTGGTGTTGTGGTTAATAAGAAGTTAGTAGGTGTGGCGAGTTTCTTCTTTGGCGCCGGTGGTACTAAATTCCCCGATGTAAGCAGCAGAGTGTCTTACTACAGCAACTGGATTGCCGAAACAATTGCGGCGTCGAATGATGCTTAG
- the LOC128922350 gene encoding serine protease SP24D-like produces MVPRLLLSFVLLALALINSSNAAPNGRIVGGVAATTGQFPHQVSLQSRDGSHICGGSIISERYILTAAHCVVVGESIQSYPPRVFQVRVGSIQRSIGGQVLKLKQIIVNKAYSDSLNDVALLELEQPLVFTKDIQPIQLADAEVPSGEDVIISGWGRLSTNGPSPNILQWNTLKALTVQECEELIGVGEDSLICLAHKVNNGACRGDSGGPATYKGKLVGVAGFVVNGCGSIYPDGYAKVAYHREWIRANSGI; encoded by the exons ATGGTGCCACGTCTTTTGCTCAGTTTTGTGCTTCTGGCTTTGGCATTGATCAACAGCAGTAATGCAGCTCCCAATGGACGAATTGTCGGTGGTGTCGCCGCCACTACTGGGCAATTCCCCCATCAAGTCTCACTACAAAGTAGAGATGGTTCACACATCTGCGGTGGTTCGATCATTAGTGAACGGTATATTTTGACAGCAgcgcattgtgttgttgttggagaaAGCATTCAATC TTATCCACCCAGAGTTTTCCAAGTTCGTGTGGGAAGTATTCAACGTTCAATCGGTGGTCAAgtattgaaattgaaacaaaTCATTGTTAACAAAGCTTATAGTGACAGCCTAAACGATGTGGCTCTCTTAGAATTGGAGCAACCATTGGTCTTTACCAAAGATATACAACCCATTCAATTGGCCGACGCAGAGGTGCCCTCGGGAGAGGATGTTATAATCTCTGGTTGGGGACGTCTATCCACGAACGGTCCAAGCCCAAATATCCTACAATGGAACACTTTAAAAGCTTTGACCGTGCAGGAGTGCGAGGAACTGATCGGAGTGGGCGAGGACAGTTTGATCTGTTTAGCTCATAAAGTTAATAATGGGGCTTGCAGGGGCGACTCTGGCGGTCCAGCCACATATAAGGGTAAATTAGTGGGTGTAGCCGGTTTTGTGGTGAATGGTTGTGGTAGTATTTATCCAGATGGTTATGCTAAGGTGGCATATCATCGCGAATGGATTCGTGCTAATTCTgggatttaa